In Pseudomonas sp. LRP2-20, the genomic window ATACGGGCGGGCTGTGTTCGGCGCGGTTAACCGAGGGTAAAGATGTGTAAAGTTCGCCCACGCTGCGTTAGGACGGGGCGATCATGGCGTTTTTGCAGAACCTGGCACGTTATCCATCATGATCCCCGTACTGCTGGTCGACGACGACCGCGAACTGACCGAAATGCTCGCCCTGTACCTGGCCCGCGAGGGTTTCCAGGCCACTGCCGTGGCCACCGGCGAGGAGGGCGAGGCCCGCGCCTTGAGCGGGCTTTACCGCCTGGTGGTGCTGGACGTGATGCTGCCAGGCATCTCGGGCATCGAAGTGTTGCGGCGCATTCGTGCGCGCAGCCAGGTGCCGGTGCTGCTGTTGACCGCACGGGGTGACAACGTCGACCGTATCGCCGGCCTGGAACTGGGCGCCGACGACTATGTCCCCAAGCCCAGCTCACCGGGTGAGCTGGTGGCGCGCCTGCGGGCGATCCTGCGCCGGGTGCATCCGCAGATGCTGGCCGAAAGCCAGGGCGCCGAGTCCATCGGCCGCGGTGCGCTGACCCTGTGGCCTGGGCGGCGCAAGGCGCAGTGGGGGCCGATACCGCTGGACCTGACCGGTACCGAGTTCAGCCTGCTCGAAGCCCTGGCCCGCCAGGCTGGCCAGCTGGTCAGCAAGCAAGACCTGTCGTTGAACGCCCTGGGCCGGCCATTGACCCGTTATGACCGGCGCATCGATGTGCACATCAGCAGCATTCGCCAGAAGCTTGGCCCGCGCGATGATGGCAGCAGCTGGATCCAGAGTGTGCGGGGCATGGGTTACATGCTGATCGTCGAATGATGCGCCGGCGCCTGTTCTGGAAGCTGTTCCTGGCTTTCTGGCTGGCCAACAGCCTGACCTTCCTGGTCGGTGCCGGGGCCTTCATGCTTAACGACCTGCGCGGGGACACCCCTGGGTTGCGGTCGATGCTGGCAACGGAACTGAACCTGCTGCACCGCTATGGCGAGCAGGCCGGTCGTCAGTACCTGCAGGTATCGCCGCAGCCGCCAGATGTGCAAGTTGGCCTGTATGACGGCACCGGCCACTTGCTGGCCGGGCGCGCAGTGGACACGCCGCGCTTCGAGCGGGCGCTGCTCGACGAGGGTGGCCAGGCCCTGGTGCTGCGGGCTTCAGTGGCCACCCGTCTGGATGAAGCGCCGCCCCCACGGGGCATGGGCCCGTTGCTGACCGGTACGCTGATGAGTGCAGT contains:
- a CDS encoding response regulator transcription factor gives rise to the protein MIPVLLVDDDRELTEMLALYLAREGFQATAVATGEEGEARALSGLYRLVVLDVMLPGISGIEVLRRIRARSQVPVLLLTARGDNVDRIAGLELGADDYVPKPSSPGELVARLRAILRRVHPQMLAESQGAESIGRGALTLWPGRRKAQWGPIPLDLTGTEFSLLEALARQAGQLVSKQDLSLNALGRPLTRYDRRIDVHISSIRQKLGPRDDGSSWIQSVRGMGYMLIVE